From Saccopteryx leptura isolate mSacLep1 chromosome 3, mSacLep1_pri_phased_curated, whole genome shotgun sequence, one genomic window encodes:
- the MARK4 gene encoding MAP/microtubule affinity-regulating kinase 4 isoform X2 — protein MSSRTALAPGNDRNSDTHGTLGSGRSSDKGPSWSSRSLGARCRNSIASCPEEQPHVGNYRLLRTIGKGNFAKVKLARHILTGREVAIKIIDKTQLNPSSLQKLFREVRIMKGLNHPNIVKLFEVIETEKTLYLVMEYASAGEVFDYLVSHGRMKEKEARAKFRQIVSAVHYCHQKNIVHRDLKAENLLLDAEANIKIADFGFSNEFTLGSKLDTFCGSPPYAAPELFQGKKYDGPEVDIWSLGVILYTLVSGSLPFDGHNLKELRERVLRGKYRVPFYMSTDCESILRRFLVLNPAKRCTLEQIMKDKWINIGYEGEELKPYTEPEEDFGDTKRIEVMVGMGYTREEIKEALTSQKYNEVTATYLLLGRKTEEGGDRGAPALALARVRAPSDTTNGTSSSKGTSHSKGQRSSSSTYHRQRRHSDFCGPSPTPLHPKRSPTSTGEAELKEERLPGRKASCSAAGSGSRGLPPSSPMVSSAHNPNKAEIPERRKDSTSTPNNLPPSMMTRRNTYVCTERPGAERPSLLPNGKENSSGTPRVPPASPSSHSLAPPSGERSRLARGSTIRSTFHGGQVRDRRAGGGGGGGMQNGPPASPTLAHEATPLPTGRPRPTTNLFTKLTSKLTRRVTLDPSKRQNSNRCVSGASLPQGSKIRSQTNLRESGDLRSQVAIYLGIKRKPPPGCSDSPGV, from the exons CATGGCACCTTGGGCAGTGGCCGCTCCTCGGACAAGGGACCATCCTGGTCCAGCCGCTCCCTGGGTGCCCGCTGCCGGAACTCCATCGCCTCCTGCCCTGAGGAGCAGCCCCATGTGGGCAACTACCGCCTGCTGAGGACCATCGGGAAGGGCAACTTTGCCAAAGTCAAGCTGGCCCGGCATATCCTCACTGGCCGGGAG GTTGCCATCAAGATCATCGACAAAACCCAGCTGAACCCCAGCAGCCTGCAGAAG CTATTCCGAGAAGTTCGTATCATGAAGGGCCTGAACCACCCCAACATtg TGAAGCTCTTCGAGGTGATCGAGACCGAGAAGACGCTGTACCTGGTGATGGAATATGCAAGTGCTG GAGAAGTATTCGACTACCTCGTGTCGCACGGCCgcatgaaggagaaagaagctcGAGCCAAGTTCCGACAG attGTGTCGGCTGTGCACTACTGTCACCAGAAAAACATTGTACACAGGGACCTGAAG GCCGAAAACCTCTTGTTAGACGCCGAGGCCAACATCAAGATTGCCGACTTTGGCTTCAGCAATGAGTTCACTCTGGGCTCGAAGCTGGACACGTTCTGCGGGAGCCCCCCGTACGCCGCCCCGGAGCTGTTCCAGGGCAAGAAATACGATGGGCCGGAGGTGGACATCTGGAGCCTGGGCGTCATCTTGTACACCCTCGTCAGTGGCTCCCTGCCCTTCGATGGGCACAACCTCAAG GAGCTACGGGAGCGAGTCCTCAGAGGAAAGTACCGGGTCCCTTTCTACATGTCAACAGACTGTGAGAGCATTCTGCGGAGATTCTTGGTGCTGAACCCAGCTAAACGCTGTACTCTCGAG CAAATCATGAAAGACAAATGGATCAATATCGGCTATGAGGGTGAGGAGTTGAAGCCATACACAGAGCCAGAGGAGGACTTCGGGGACACCAAGCGAATCG AGGTGATGGTGGGTATGGGCTACACACGAGAAGAAATCAAAGAGGCCTTGACCAGCCAGAAGTACAACGAAGTGACCGCCACCTACCTCCTGCTGGGCAGGAAGACTGAG GAGGGTGGGGACCGGGGCGCTCCAGCGCTGGCTTTGGCAAGGGTGCGGGCGCCCAGCGACACCACCAATGGGACAAGCTCCAGCAAAGGCACCAGCCACAGCAAAGGGCAACGGAGTTCTTCCTCCACCTACCACCGCCAGCGCAGGCATAGCGACTTCT GCGGCCCATCCCCCACACCCCTGCACCCCAAGCGCAGCCCAACCAGCACGGGGGAGGCGGAGCTGAAGGAGGAGCGCCTGCCGGGCCGGAAGGCGAGCTGCAGCGCTGCGGGCAGCGGGAGCCGAGGGCTGCCCCCTTCCAGCCCCATGGTCAGCAGCGCCCACAACCCCAACAAAGCAGAGATCCCAGAGCGGCGGAAGGACAGCACGAGCACCCCT AACAACCTCCCTCCCAGCATGATGACCCGCAGAAACACCTATGTTTGCACAGAACGCCCAGGGGCTGAGCGCCCATCCTTGTTGCCAAATGGCAAAGAAAACAG CTCGGGTACCCCACGGgtgccccctgcctccccctccagTCACAGCCTGGCACCCCCATCAGGGGAGCGGAGTCGCCTGGCACGGGGCTCCACCATCCGTAGCACCTTCCACGGTGGCCAGGTCCGGGACCgacgggcagggggcgggggaggcgggGGCATGCAGAATGGGCCCCCTGCCTCTCCCACACTGGCCCATGAGGCCACGCCCCTGCCCACTGGGCGGCCCCGTCCCACCACCAACCTCTTCACCAAGCTGACCTCCAAACTGACCCGAAG GGTTACCCTCGATCCCTCTAAACGGCAGAACTCTAACCGCTGTGTTTCGGGTGCCTCTTTGCCCCAGGGATCCAAGATCA gGTCTCAGACGAACCTGAGAGAATCGGGGGACCTGAGGTCACAAG TTGCCATCTACCTTGGGATCAAACGGAAACCGCCCCCCGGCTGCTCCGATTCCCCTGGAGTGTGA
- the MARK4 gene encoding MAP/microtubule affinity-regulating kinase 4 isoform X1 — MSSRTALAPGNDRNSDTHGTLGSGRSSDKGPSWSSRSLGARCRNSIASCPEEQPHVGNYRLLRTIGKGNFAKVKLARHILTGREVAIKIIDKTQLNPSSLQKLFREVRIMKGLNHPNIVKLFEVIETEKTLYLVMEYASAGEVFDYLVSHGRMKEKEARAKFRQIVSAVHYCHQKNIVHRDLKAENLLLDAEANIKIADFGFSNEFTLGSKLDTFCGSPPYAAPELFQGKKYDGPEVDIWSLGVILYTLVSGSLPFDGHNLKELRERVLRGKYRVPFYMSTDCESILRRFLVLNPAKRCTLEQIMKDKWINIGYEGEELKPYTEPEEDFGDTKRIEVMVGMGYTREEIKEALTSQKYNEVTATYLLLGRKTEEGGDRGAPALALARVRAPSDTTNGTSSSKGTSHSKGQRSSSSTYHRQRRHSDFCGPSPTPLHPKRSPTSTGEAELKEERLPGRKASCSAAGSGSRGLPPSSPMVSSAHNPNKAEIPERRKDSTSTPNNLPPSMMTRRNTYVCTERPGAERPSLLPNGKENSSGTPRVPPASPSSHSLAPPSGERSRLARGSTIRSTFHGGQVRDRRAGGGGGGGMQNGPPASPTLAHEATPLPTGRPRPTTNLFTKLTSKLTRRVSDEPERIGGPEVTSCHLPWDQTETAPRLLRFPWSVKLTSSRPPEALMAALRQATAAARCRCRQPQPFLLACLHGGAGGPEPLSHFEVEVCQLPRPGLRGVLFRRVAGTALAFRTLVTRISNDLEL; from the exons CATGGCACCTTGGGCAGTGGCCGCTCCTCGGACAAGGGACCATCCTGGTCCAGCCGCTCCCTGGGTGCCCGCTGCCGGAACTCCATCGCCTCCTGCCCTGAGGAGCAGCCCCATGTGGGCAACTACCGCCTGCTGAGGACCATCGGGAAGGGCAACTTTGCCAAAGTCAAGCTGGCCCGGCATATCCTCACTGGCCGGGAG GTTGCCATCAAGATCATCGACAAAACCCAGCTGAACCCCAGCAGCCTGCAGAAG CTATTCCGAGAAGTTCGTATCATGAAGGGCCTGAACCACCCCAACATtg TGAAGCTCTTCGAGGTGATCGAGACCGAGAAGACGCTGTACCTGGTGATGGAATATGCAAGTGCTG GAGAAGTATTCGACTACCTCGTGTCGCACGGCCgcatgaaggagaaagaagctcGAGCCAAGTTCCGACAG attGTGTCGGCTGTGCACTACTGTCACCAGAAAAACATTGTACACAGGGACCTGAAG GCCGAAAACCTCTTGTTAGACGCCGAGGCCAACATCAAGATTGCCGACTTTGGCTTCAGCAATGAGTTCACTCTGGGCTCGAAGCTGGACACGTTCTGCGGGAGCCCCCCGTACGCCGCCCCGGAGCTGTTCCAGGGCAAGAAATACGATGGGCCGGAGGTGGACATCTGGAGCCTGGGCGTCATCTTGTACACCCTCGTCAGTGGCTCCCTGCCCTTCGATGGGCACAACCTCAAG GAGCTACGGGAGCGAGTCCTCAGAGGAAAGTACCGGGTCCCTTTCTACATGTCAACAGACTGTGAGAGCATTCTGCGGAGATTCTTGGTGCTGAACCCAGCTAAACGCTGTACTCTCGAG CAAATCATGAAAGACAAATGGATCAATATCGGCTATGAGGGTGAGGAGTTGAAGCCATACACAGAGCCAGAGGAGGACTTCGGGGACACCAAGCGAATCG AGGTGATGGTGGGTATGGGCTACACACGAGAAGAAATCAAAGAGGCCTTGACCAGCCAGAAGTACAACGAAGTGACCGCCACCTACCTCCTGCTGGGCAGGAAGACTGAG GAGGGTGGGGACCGGGGCGCTCCAGCGCTGGCTTTGGCAAGGGTGCGGGCGCCCAGCGACACCACCAATGGGACAAGCTCCAGCAAAGGCACCAGCCACAGCAAAGGGCAACGGAGTTCTTCCTCCACCTACCACCGCCAGCGCAGGCATAGCGACTTCT GCGGCCCATCCCCCACACCCCTGCACCCCAAGCGCAGCCCAACCAGCACGGGGGAGGCGGAGCTGAAGGAGGAGCGCCTGCCGGGCCGGAAGGCGAGCTGCAGCGCTGCGGGCAGCGGGAGCCGAGGGCTGCCCCCTTCCAGCCCCATGGTCAGCAGCGCCCACAACCCCAACAAAGCAGAGATCCCAGAGCGGCGGAAGGACAGCACGAGCACCCCT AACAACCTCCCTCCCAGCATGATGACCCGCAGAAACACCTATGTTTGCACAGAACGCCCAGGGGCTGAGCGCCCATCCTTGTTGCCAAATGGCAAAGAAAACAG CTCGGGTACCCCACGGgtgccccctgcctccccctccagTCACAGCCTGGCACCCCCATCAGGGGAGCGGAGTCGCCTGGCACGGGGCTCCACCATCCGTAGCACCTTCCACGGTGGCCAGGTCCGGGACCgacgggcagggggcgggggaggcgggGGCATGCAGAATGGGCCCCCTGCCTCTCCCACACTGGCCCATGAGGCCACGCCCCTGCCCACTGGGCGGCCCCGTCCCACCACCAACCTCTTCACCAAGCTGACCTCCAAACTGACCCGAAG gGTCTCAGACGAACCTGAGAGAATCGGGGGACCTGAGGTCACAAG TTGCCATCTACCTTGGGATCAAACGGAAACCGCCCCCCGGCTGCTCCGATTCCCCTGGAGTGTGAAGCTGACCAGCTCGCGCCCGCCTGAGGCCCTGATGGCGGCTCTGCGCCAGGCCACCGCGGCTgcccgctgccgctgccgccagcCACAGCCGTTCCTGCTGGCCTGCCTGCACGGGGGTGCGGGCGGGCCCGAGCCCCTGTCTCACTTCGAAGTGGAGGTCTGCCAGCTGCCCCGGCCGGGCCTGCGAGGAGTTCTCTTCCGCCGCGTGGCAGGCACCGCCCTGGCCTTCCGCACCCTGGTCACCCGCATCTCCAACGACCTCGAGCTCTGA